One Rhizobiales bacterium GAS188 DNA window includes the following coding sequences:
- a CDS encoding adenylate cyclase: MSETRKIAAILAADVVGYSRLTGADEDRTLARLRALRSDLIDPTIAVHHGRVVKRTGDGAIVEFRSVVDAVRCAIEVQNGMIERNAGLPPERRIEFRIGVHLGDVVEEADGDLMGDGVNIAARLEGIASPGAICLSEDAFRQVRARLDLAVSDLGETQLKNIAQPIRVYSLEVGVPAKAKSATPAKPAAPEKAPVGLALPDKPSIAVLAFQNMSGDPEQEYFADGITEDVITDLSKIGGLLVIARNSSFAYKGKAVDIRVVARELGVRTVLEGSIRRAGNRVRITAQLIDAETGGYLWADRFDRDLSDIFAVQDEVARQIVEALKIKLSPGEAAMLNAGETTNSKAHDFFLLGREVLFGTTRNREVFERSTDLFAKANAEDPSYGEPYAGLAMAQNLNWQNHWTDDWSQSLEKAERYLSLALQKSPQVAFVHYVAAVFYLWKKDLDRSAAEADAALDLNPNYALAHNSRGIVNIYRGEPLAAVPHIEQAMRLDPLFKQQSIHFLGSAYLVAGKFEAAAALFKERIRLAPKTDLSRAFLAVALGHLGESDEAGRVWRELMAINPKYSFAEHIGRLPFRNRADVDRLTEGLSKGGIEQVDVDPRRVDEGSPNLR; the protein is encoded by the coding sequence ATGAGCGAGACCCGAAAGATCGCGGCGATCCTGGCTGCCGATGTAGTCGGATACAGCCGTCTCACTGGCGCGGACGAGGATCGCACGCTGGCGCGGCTCCGCGCGCTGCGGAGCGATTTGATCGACCCGACCATCGCCGTGCATCACGGGCGCGTGGTGAAGCGCACCGGCGACGGCGCTATCGTGGAGTTTCGCAGCGTCGTCGACGCGGTGCGCTGCGCAATTGAGGTGCAGAACGGCATGATCGAGCGCAATGCCGGGCTGCCGCCGGAGCGCCGCATCGAGTTCCGCATCGGCGTTCATCTGGGCGATGTCGTCGAGGAGGCCGACGGCGATCTGATGGGCGATGGCGTCAACATTGCCGCCCGTCTTGAAGGCATCGCCAGTCCCGGCGCGATCTGTCTGTCCGAAGACGCCTTTCGCCAGGTCAGAGCGAGGCTCGATCTGGCGGTCAGCGATCTGGGCGAGACCCAGCTCAAGAACATTGCCCAACCAATCCGGGTCTATTCGCTTGAGGTTGGGGTGCCCGCTAAGGCGAAGTCCGCGACGCCAGCGAAGCCCGCTGCGCCGGAAAAGGCTCCGGTGGGGCTTGCGCTGCCCGACAAACCTTCGATCGCTGTGTTGGCGTTCCAGAACATGAGCGGCGACCCGGAGCAAGAATATTTCGCCGACGGGATAACCGAGGACGTGATCACCGACCTCTCTAAGATAGGCGGCCTGCTGGTGATCGCGCGCAATTCGAGCTTTGCCTATAAGGGCAAGGCGGTCGACATCCGTGTGGTGGCCCGTGAGCTCGGCGTCCGCACGGTGCTCGAAGGGAGCATCCGCCGCGCTGGCAATCGGGTGAGGATCACCGCGCAGCTGATCGACGCGGAAACCGGCGGATACCTTTGGGCCGACCGCTTCGACCGCGACCTGAGCGACATCTTCGCCGTCCAGGACGAGGTCGCCCGGCAGATCGTTGAAGCCCTGAAGATCAAACTAAGCCCGGGCGAAGCCGCGATGCTCAATGCCGGCGAAACGACCAACAGCAAGGCACACGACTTTTTCCTGCTTGGGCGCGAGGTGCTGTTCGGGACGACCAGGAACCGCGAGGTGTTCGAGCGGTCGACCGACCTTTTTGCGAAAGCGAATGCCGAGGATCCGAGCTATGGCGAGCCTTATGCCGGCCTCGCGATGGCCCAGAATCTGAATTGGCAGAACCATTGGACGGATGACTGGAGCCAGTCGCTCGAAAAGGCCGAGCGCTATCTCAGCTTAGCCTTGCAGAAGAGTCCGCAGGTTGCCTTCGTGCACTACGTCGCCGCGGTCTTCTACTTGTGGAAAAAGGATCTCGACCGATCCGCGGCCGAAGCGGACGCGGCGCTGGATCTCAATCCGAACTATGCTTTGGCGCACAACTCGCGCGGCATCGTCAACATCTATCGCGGCGAGCCCCTTGCCGCCGTTCCCCATATCGAGCAAGCCATGCGGCTCGATCCGCTCTTCAAGCAGCAATCCATTCACTTTCTCGGTTCGGCTTATCTGGTCGCCGGCAAGTTCGAAGCCGCCGCGGCGCTGTTCAAGGAACGTATCCGGCTCGCCCCGAAGACCGATCTCTCTCGCGCCTTTCTTGCCGTCGCGCTCGGCCATTTGGGCGAATCCGATGAAGCCGGCCGGGTATGGCGCGAGCTGATGGCGATCAATCCGAAATACTCCTTCGCCGAGCATATTGGCCGGCTCCCGTTCCGCAATCGGGCGGACGTTGACCGTCTGACCGAAGGGCTCAGCAAGGGGGGCATCGAGCAAGTTGACGTCGACCCTCGGCGCGTCGACGAGGGTTCGCCGAATCTCCGGTAA